Below is a genomic region from Trichoderma asperellum chromosome 2, complete sequence.
AGCGCCAGATGCGCCAAACCAGCTGAATAGGAAGCGACCCAAGCAGCTCTTCCGATACGTCGCCAATGTTGTCGGCAATGACATTAATTGCCATATCCAATAAAGATCGAGGGCCACGAGCGCCGCGAGGCTTAAAAATAGGATACGGACGCCGTCGCGACCAGCCACGATCCGAACTGACGTTGAGCCGACGCTGGATGGTCCATTCTCGGAAGACTTGGCCCGTTGAAGGATCGTAGTTGTTCATGGCTACGCAGCGCCGCGGAAAGAGTCGAGGgtgaaaaggaagagagagattaTGGTGCTGCTACATGAAGTCGAGATTTATTTTGACACGGCCTcagaaaaaggaaacaagaaaatGATCATTGAGCTCAATGGATTTCAACAAGATCACGCTTTGTGAGGCTGCTGTTCTATTGAGGCGAACATACGGTATGGAAGTTCAAGGTTATGAGCAGATATGTCAGCAGTGCGTAAGTTGACTGCTAGAGGTGGCTGTCGCTTTGAGTGCCGGCTTGTGCCGCCCAAAGTCGCAAATCGTAGATCGAGAGTCGTCCCAGTATTAATAAGAGCACAGCAGAAGCTGCATCTCAATTATGCAGCCAGTGTCAAAGTATGAAACTAAcatataaggttttttagTTGTTTTTCAAATGTTTCATGAAGTTTTAGGTAAACAACGCTATTCTATCTCCCCCCAAAACGCCTTGTGAAGGTGCTCTCTAGACTATCTGTTTTACACAGCATCTTGGAGAATATCCAGCCCGCCATTTTTTTGGTATTCAAAGCCTTACTGCTGCGTCAAATACCCGATATTATTAGATAATACACATTTAAATCGATTCAAAGCCGCACTACGAGCCATTTAGAGCATGGGCTTCAGGTCGTCGGCAACTGTGAAGGGAGCTTCTGTCTTGCTCTTGATCTCCTCTACCGTAACTCCGTCCGCAATCTCGATGAGGGTTAGACCGTGAGCGAAATCGACGTCGAAAACAGcctgagaaaaagaaaaagttagTGGCTGATTTACATGCAACATGGAGTAGCTTAGTGTAGCAACTTACCAGCTCTGTGATAATTCTTGAAACGCACGCTCGGCCCGTCAGTGGGAACGCGCACTGCTTGACAATCTTGGGGTTGCCCTTCTTGTCGGTGTGTTCCATGGTGACGACAACCTTGGTAGCGCTGGGGTTGCTCACGAGATCCATGGCACCACCGAAGCCCTTGACCTTGCCTGGCAACATCCAGTTGGCGAGGTCGCCAGTTGCGCTGACTTGCATGGCGCCGAGGATAGTCAAGTTGATTCTGCCGCTGCGAATCATGCCGAAACTCTCTTCACTGCCGAAGACGGCAGCACCAGGATTAAGGGTGACCGTTTCCTTACCAGCGTTGATCAGGTCggcgtcttcttcgccctTCTTAGGGTAGgggccgaggccgaggatACCGTTCTCGGACTGCAGCTGGACTTCCACCTCAGGGCCGACAAAGCCAGGGGCAAGCATGGGCATGCCGATACCCAAGTTGGCATACATGCCGTTCTTGAATTCCTTAGCAGCTCGCTTCACGATTCGCTCCCTCTTGGCCGCGGTCTCGCCTGTTCCCAGGGCAGCCTTGGCCGCGGGGTCGGCCTCGTCCTTGGCCCAGGTAAACTTCTCAATGTTCTTGGGGCTGGTGCTCTGGATGACACGCTTGACGTAGATGCCGGGGAGGTGAACGGCCTCGGGAGGAATCTCGCCTGGCTCAACAATGTGCTCGGCCTCCACGATGGTGATCTTGGCGTTGCGGCCCATGGCGCCATTGAAGTTATTAGCAGCCAGGCGGAACTGGCAGTTTCCGAGCTTGTCGGCCTTGTACGCCTTAACAAAGGCATAGTCTCCTGCAATGCTCTCTTCCAGCAGATAGGGCTTTCCATTGAAGACCTTGACATCCTTGGGATAAGAGTAGACGTCCGGCGTTCCATCAGGCTTGTTCTTCAGCGGCAGATCACCCGTCTGGACAACGGTGCCGAAAGCCGCAGGAGTGTAGAATGCAGGAATACCCTTGCCGCCAGCTGCGCATCGCTCGGCGAGTGTTCCCTGGGGAGTCAATTCCAGCTCGACTTCGCCAGTCAGATACATTGTCTCGAATGTCTTGTTTTCGCCAATGTAACTAGCAACCATCTTCTTTACCTGCTTCGTCTTAAGAAGCTTGCCCAGGCCAGAGCTGTCAGTGCCAGCGTTATTTGACACGGCAGTCAGGCCGGTGATCTCTGGCTTCTTAAGGACCTCGTCGATGAGAGTGTCAGGAACACCGCAAAGACCGAAGCCTCCGCAAAGCAATGTGGAGTTGGCCTTCATGTCCTTGATCGCCTCGGCAGCAGAGGGCAGCACTTTGTTGATCTCGGCTCGACGGGCAGTGGCAGAAAAGGATCTGGCTAAGACGGCGGAGGGCTAGAGCATGAATATTTTGATTTAGTATCTAATTCAATTCTATTTCGACGGTTGCGCCATCCAAAACGAGGGTTTCTAAGCTTACGTTTGTCGCATGGCGCGCAAAGGCCCCGAGGGTCCGCAGGCGCATagctgaagatggcatcGTGGAGGGGCAGGTAGATGGACGGTTTCGCGGGGTGATAAAAGCTGCAATAGCTCGCGCGCGTATAGACTATACCGTGGAATGTACCGCCTATTACtaggggagagagagacgggATGGGATATAAGAaaggaggaaagaagaagagaaaggaaaaagaataaacgTCTCGGAAAGACTAGGCTTTCGGAAAGATTGGCGGGTATACATTAGTGATGGCCTCACTGCTATTATGTATAGTCGCTCGTGTCTATATTTTTGCCGGTGCATTAGCCGTCAATGGCCGAATCCACTGCCGTAGACCCAGTTCTCCGCATTGGCGGCCACAGAAGTCGGGTATTTGGCAGCCCGTAgtgaggagaagctggagccAAAGCGACAATAGCGGGACTGTTCCGTGGACGAGGGGCGGATATGGACGGCGGGCGGGTGTGGGGGAAGAAGCATCATCAGAGATTTTGTAGCGCAGTAGTAATAACAGAGGTAATGATGATAAATTTGATCAGGTAGCATTACTGTCCATCTAAGGATCATCAGTAGATACATGGCCTGCTGCAGCGTGTGAAAGCTTACCTGTACATTGGTCATTTCTGAGTGATGGATCCTATGCCGGCGACAGCAACAGACATGCACCCTGCAACTCGTCTCAAAAGCTGACAGATTCTTgacatacacacatacaacCCCCAGGCACTGACTTGGAGATCCGCATATTTTTCGCCGAGCTCGTGGACGAATCTTAGCGCTAGTATGTAGACGGGCTGGCTCCAGATTCCGCCTTGGACTAGAGATTTTTGGCCCGGGTTCCGAAGCCGAAGTCAAGCCCAGTTGTTTCTGAGGAGAGCCGGCACAAGCGGGTGGCAATGAGTTTTCCCGGAATGCCATTCCGTGGCAGCGCGATCCAAAACGTTCATCCGGCGGTGCCTACGGGGAGTTTATGATGGCAATTCGGTATTTTGACTTCAGTCGATATGGATTCTTGACAGTAGCAGCACTCTGTAGGAGTAGTTGAGCCAAGATGCCAAGGCAAGGCATGCGGTCAAACAGCTGGATCTTAATTCGTCACGTGTCAGGCAAAGCAGATCTTGCGCAAGCACATGTATGGAGAAGCTTCAATATGATATATGATGATATACATATGCATATAACCTCCTCCGTACAATGCATCGTGGTACTCCATCTCGGCTTTCATTCTCCACAGCTCTCATACTGTCAAGACATGATGAGTAACCAATTTCGTGAGCCGTGAAGCGCAGCATCACGGCCTCCTCAAAGCGTCCATCTGCTCAAGAAGCTACCACTATCTTCAAGGCAGCATAATCATCAACACCTCTCTTATGGTTTATGACACACAACTTCAATGTTGTTACCTGCCGCATCATGCACATAAGCAGCGTAATAGTTGGCATGGTAATGCGCTCGCACGCCCGGTGCCCCATTGTCTTGCCCTCCGCTTAGCATCGCCGCCGCGTGAAATGCATCCACCAGAGAACGATCTATTGCAGCGTTTTAACAACACGACGAGTGGCTATGATGTAGTAGGGATACTTACTTTCGGCGCGGAATGCAACATGTGCTTTAGTTGACTCTTTCGCcccaaaaagccaaaagtcAGCAACTTTGTAGTTTTCCACAGTGTCGAATTCCGAGCCGAGCCCAACGATGTTCTCGCCAAACTCATAGACGACTCGATATCCCAGTGGCTCAAGCGCTTTCACATATAATGCTAAGCACTCTCGAAATTTGTCCTCGGGGACTATGATGGTGGTGTGGTCAATAGCCATGATGACTATACTGATAAAAAGCGGCTCtataagtacatgtagctgcTTGAGAGGCGCGATCTTGATACCCTTTTAGAACTTTCCAATGGAGTACTACATCTCTctttataagcttaatttCTGCGCGGACTTCGGTTACCCACGAATGCCGAGATTTAAATCGGATGCTACATCGCCTAGTCTCGTGTATAGATTAGAATGAAAAAGGCATGTACCGTTAATGGTGGTTATTGTCAACCGCACCCAGGGTCACGGCGACTAGGAACACCGTGAATGGTAGAACTTTGCGTACCAAGACGGCGCACCAGATTAAGGCATAGCTTTAAggttgctactgctagtatgCTATCGGCAGCTACTGAGGTACCTACACATTTGATTCCCTGATGCAGGGCACAATCACAAGACTATGTTACTACGCTCAATTTGCTCAACATAATTGGTCGCTTAATTTAGCTCTGTGCACAACTATTCCCTAGTAGGATATCCTCATGACTTTACGACAATCTGATTCGTAGCAGTCTTCTCTCTGTCGTCCCCGAAAATGTTAATGTTCCCTGTTTGGAGGATTAGTGATTGTTCCCCATACAACACAAGCATTTAGATCCTTCGTGCTCTGTGTACGGAAAGGATCAAAGACAATTGTCACTTACATTCGGGCCCGGGAAGACAGCGTCGCTGTGGGGTTTCGCCAAGCTTGGCAAGATCCTGGATCGCCTGCTCATCAAGCTCGATGTCCTGGAAATTCTCAAGAATCCGCGCCGGCGTGATTGATTTTGGAATGACGGTGTGGCCATCAAGCTGGGACCAGGCAAGAAGGACCTGTGCTGGAGAAATAGGCTTGCCCTGACCCTCTGAGAGACGCTTTGCAATTCCCTTGACCACTGGATCATCGACGATCAATGGCAGGCCGTCAGTGTTCCTGCCAAAGGGGGAATAGGCCGTGATAACGATGCCTTTCTTCTTGCAGTAGTCAACAAGAGGGGGGTCAGGAATCAGGGGATGCCGCTCGACTTGGTTGACAGCGGGGACTACGCCTGAGtcgttgatgatggcctcTAACTATTTACACAAGTGACTGCATTAATACCATGGAAGcatataaaataatactgTAGATGTTCTGTAAAACTTACATGCTCGGTTGTAAAATTGGAAACTCCAATAGAACGAACTTTGCTCTTAGGCAAAGTAGTCATGGCTACCTCACCAAGTGACAGACGGTCAGCCAACTTGTCTATGTTATTTAATATGAAGCTGACCGAATATACCTTTCCAAGTCTGACAAATTGAGACTTCTTGGTCAAGAATAACTGTGCCGGTCGCTGGATCTGTTGGCTCAAGGACCTTGCCGGAGGCAAAAGCAACAGGCCAATGAACGAGATATAGCTACGATAACCATGAAAGATGAGagataaaattttataaaatgcGAAGAAACAAGAATTATTTCCATAAATTAATCGCATATTTTATTTGGAAAATACTCACATCAAGGTAATCAAGTCCGAGTTCTTGCAGAGTGTCATCAAGCGCAGGCTCGACATCTTCCGGCCGATGGCTGTTATTCCACAGCTTGCTAGTAATGAAAATCTCCTCGCGCTTCAGGCCGGGAATCTCTGCTAGCGCCCTCTTAATACCATCTCCGACTCCGACCTGATTTCCATAAACCTTGGCGAGATCAAGGTGTCGGTAGCCAACCTTGAGTGCCTCGAAAATGGCCTCGCTAACTTCTTCTGGGCTACAGAGCCAGGTGCCGTAGCCCAAGGTTGGGAACTTGTGGCCGGTATTGAGAAGAACAGTGCGCCCAGACGACATTTTAGTGTTGGTGTCGGCAATACGAGAGAAATGACTTTTGGTGATTAAGTGTATCAACTGcacccctttcttttctttggtgtAGAGACTTATAGCGATGAGGGAATTGGGTGTTTCTTCTGGTGGGTGTGGGGGGTCTTTAGGTATTTATCCGTGCTTCTAGAGTTCCACTATCTCTTAATTCTTCGTACTGAGTCTACCGAATATCTATCTATAAAAGCGAATATTCGAATTTTGCTACCCGAACTAAGTGATATCCGAATCATGACAGCTGGCGCGAAAAAGGTCCAAATCATCAGCTCACTTTATGAAGAACCGGAGATCTCAAAGCCGTGGTCCCTGCGCTAAGAGCTCAGCAGAGCCATTGCGTAGAAGGATAAGAATAGAGGCGAGCTTCGGTAGCCTGTATGGCACTATCTGCATCTTCTCCCGTCCCCACTTTGATTCAATAGACACATAACCATCCGAATTTGGAAGTGATGGCTGACCCTCTGGAAGGAGGTTACAGTGGCGAGGGACCATGAGTCGGCTAATTGTTTGTGCCGTAGTATCGTCAGGTTAGCTGTAGATATTGTAGACGCACTTGATTCATCGGAGATCGCAATATCTCCTTGGAAATAGGGTCCTGTTTCACTATCAATAGCCAGCCTTAGCTGCTTTAGCCAGGGCAGCGTTGTGCGAGACTGCGCCTAAGATATGGGAAGAATCCTACTTGTAGGCTACCAGGCCAAATTACAAATAGTAGTAACCAAGCCATATAAGCAGACTAGCACTTAAACAGCTTTGTGCCAATATTCGGtgagtatttttcttttgcagcaTGGGACTGCTGGCAGGAGAAACATTTAGTACATAGGCTTTGATAGTACCTTCCAGCTCAAACGCTGGGTAAGAGCCGGCACCATGAATCATCACATAACAACTACCACAACCGGAATATTATTGAATACTCTCAAAACAGTTGCGTGAGTTAAGGCATATATGCCAGGGAATTGTGTCATGATAGACCGCCTAGCAGGTGTCTGATTACATAAAGCAACCTCAATGCGCACTTGCGCTGCGCTAGATCCTTTATGGGAATTTCTTATCATTAGCTTATCGCCCCGCGACTATCCATACTATCAGCAAAAAAATTCCCATGCGACAGGAAGGCTGCTTAACCTCCAGCTCAACATCCAGACACTGGGCGCACCGCATGCCTGCCGACGCCATGGAATCAAGCTCGAAGCGTCGGAAAATTGGCCACGAGAGCATCGGCTTGCGCCATGCTGGACTTATTGATTTTGAGTCTCGAAACACAGCCCGAGTCACAGCTGCAAGCACTTTTGTTCTGCAGACGGATGAGCTTCTCAAGGAGGCCAAGCCCAACTATGAAAAGGCACTCCATGGCGTCGATGGCCAATTGCACCGACTAAAGGGTATAATCGATGGAATTGAGCCCCATGACCCCAAGCCAGTGAGTTTTGCGAGAGTCTAGACTACATGGAGCTGCCAAGCAATCCTAACGTGACATTTCCAGATCACCGAGGCCACGGTAAAATTCGAAAAAGAGCATCGCATCGTCATTCCATATCCCGACCCAAAGCCCGCAAAAGACGCCCCATACAAGGTCTCTTATTCGCCGCCGTCACAGTGCAATGTTGTGGGAAGCTATGTTTCCCGGACAATGATCAAAACGCAGTCCGAGTTTGGCATTGATATGGTCGTCCAGATGCCCTCGTCACTATTCCAAGAAAAGGACTACACGAACATGCGATACTTTTATCGCCGAGCCTACTACATTGCGTATATTGCCGCGCGCGTGCGAAAGGAATTTGCGCAAGAACTGGACTTAAGCTTTGAGAGCTTAAACGAAAACCCTCTGTTGCCAATTGTTGTCCTCCGACCAAAAGCTTCGAGCGATGGAAGTGATGAGCgagaagcgaagaagaagtcgaagAAAGCATCTTATAGCATCAAACTTATTCCTTGTGCCCCCGATGACCTATTCCCCTGGTCTAAAGTGACGCCAAAGTCGAACAATAACCGACTGGGCGAGGCAgatgaaaagaaggaaacacAGGCGGCAACACCCTTTTACAACTCCACCTTGAACGCCGAGAGAACTTTCATTCCCTATTTACGGCTCCTTACTCATATGAGAAAGGAATGTCCCGCTTTTGCAGATGCTTGTATCCTCGGCAGGACGTGGCTTCAACAGCGCGGCTTCGGCAGCGCCATCTCCCAGGGGGGCTTCGGTCATTTTGAGTGGGCGACAATGATTGCTTTACTCCTACAAATGGGTGGCAGGAATGGGCAAGCAGCTTTATCAACCTCCCTAAGTAGCACAGAGCTTTTCAAGGCAGCCCTTCACTTTTTATCGACTACCGATCTAAGCAAGAAACCCTATACTTTTGCCACGTCTACTATTTCTGCGGATGCTGTTCGAGAGGCCGGCCCCGTCATGTTTGATCCGACTAGACAACTCAATCTCTTGTTCAAGATGACGCCTTGGTCAGCCAGCATGTTGCAAAGCTACGCAAAATCTACTACAGAACTTCTCGCCGATGTGATGGCTGATAAATTCGACCCTACATTCATTATCAAAGCTGATATCCCCTTTCAGACATTTGATGTTGTTTTTGAAATCCAAAGCACTAATCTGAGCAAATTTTCCGAATCCGCAGACCGCAGGAGCGCTGTGACAAACTTCTGTCTGGAAGCACACAAGCATCTCAAACGGGCGTATGGCAACCGAGCACAGCTGGTGCAATTCCAGCTGCCTCCTAGGGGACATTGGTCGCTGGCCAAACCCCCGGCCAAAGAAGCCACGCGTGCCCTAATGGGTGTTGTTTTTGACCCTGTTCACATGTCGAGGCAAATGGAGTTCGGCCCACCTGccgaagagcaaaaagaagctgcGAGATTTCGACAGTTTTGGGGTGACAAGGCTGAATTACGACGATTCAAGGATGGCAGTATTCTCGAATGTATCGAGTGGTCGAGCAAGCTTCCATTGCAAATTTGCGAGGAGATTACACATTACACTCTGCAGCGTCACTTGAAGATCACCAAAGATCAAGTGACAACCGTGGGAGgtgctttttcttccattaTAAGCTTGTCTCATCTTGATAAGTCTGCCTTCGATTCAGCTCGACAAGCATTCCAAAACTTCGAACGAGACATTCGCAACCTTGAAGAATTGCCGTTGCAAATTAAACAACTCTCTCCTACATCGTCTTCCGCGCGTTACGCATCTATTGAACCACCGTTGATGGGATACCATAAAGGATCGATTGAGCTCATGGACGTCAACTTGTACTTCGAAGCGTCAAGCAAATGGCCTGAGAATCTTACCGCTATTCAAGAAGCAAAGGTCGAATTCTTAATCGATATCGATAGACGACTGACAAAGGCAAACGATAAAATCACTACGTACCTGGGTCGCGAGAACAAAGAACTCGGCATTGAAAGCTTGGCTTATCTCGATATTATATATGAGAGTGGAGCAGCATTCCGTCTAAGGATACACTGCGATTTGGAAGAGAAGCTCTTAGAGCGACAAGTCAAAAACAAGACGCTCGAGCCTCGAATTCGCGAGGAAGCCGAAGAAGCTTTTGAAAAGCTGAACTGGCTGTACAATGCTCTTCCGCTCCATACTCAGACCATTGCAACTTTCTGCACCCGtttccctcctctctcaCCAACCATCCGACTCGTCAAGCACTGGTTCAACAGCCATAAACTAAGTGGCCACATCCGTGAAGAGCTCGTTGAGCTGTTCGTCCTTCACGCATTCCTCCAGCCCTACCCCTGGAGACAGCCCACTTCCGTCATCACGGGTCTGCTGCGAACATTATTCTTCCTTTCCAAGTGGGATTGGCGCGATGAGGCCTTGATTGTTGATACCGCGGAAGACCTCTCCGAAGACGATCGATCCTCAGTTCGCCATGACCTTCAAACTTGGAGGAAGCGAGACCCCAGCATGAACGACAAGGTCTTATTCGTGGCTACGTCCAACGATCGATCTGGCCTTGCGTACACTCGCAATGGACCATCAAAGCTGGTTGCCTCCCGCATGACACATCTCGTCAAAGCAGCCTGCAAGCTCGTTCGAGAAAAGGGCATTCACCTTGACCCATCTCTTCTGTTCGAGACTTCCCTCCAAGACTACGATGTCCTTTTCCACCTGTcctccaaggccatcaaGAACATTATCCGTGAAACAGCCGTCGAGTCTGGCGGAAGGAAGCACTCTCAATTCAAGAACCTCGACGCTCTCACCGCATCGGTACCTCTCCCCATTAGAGCTCACCCGACAGATGTATTCATGGAGGAGCTAGAGCGCGTCTACGAAGACTCGCTGCTGTTTTTCCGAGGCAGCACGGATGATTCTGTTGTGGCAGCTCTGTGGAACCCTCGGTTGCAGAAACAAAAGTTCAGAGCAGGCTTGCCGTATAACTTCCATTCTGTTGGAGGTGATGGCGATCAAGTCGAGGTAAACCAAAAGGCAGTCTTATTAGAAATTGCGCGAGCTGGTGGAGATATGATCAAAAAGATTGAGGTGGCTGAGGAGGACGAGTAGTTCTTGCATCTATACATATAGATCTTGTTTTGGATATAGCACTTTGTACATCAAGAGGGAAAAGTCCAATTTAGAGAGCGCATAATATCATTGATTCTACAACAAATCTTCTCTAGCAAAGGAGAAACTTATGCCAGAGAATATCATCACAAAAACACTTGGTGAgaaaaacagagagagagagagagaaaattaaagctttccAGTGCATAACCTGGTTTCTTCCTTACTCAAAAACGCCATGCCATGGTATAAGTGCATATGTACATAAATTTATCCCATTCCCTACAATCCAGTCTCTTCCTCCCTAATCGCTCATGTCTTACAAGATTATTTCTCTCATACTCTCCCCTCGTTGATCATCCCATATCTTTAATTTGTCGTAGCACGTAtatccttttttcccctcccacCAGTCTATGATACCTTTAATATCCTTACCGCGCCTTCTTGTGATCCACCTGTTGCGTTGAGAAGGAGCAGAACTTGTCCTTGATTGCAACAACTTCGTACGTACCCTCCTGGCTAGCCTTGACAACCTTGCTGTGTTCATATGAGATGTCATGTCTAGTTTCGAGGATGATGCTTCGCTGTCCCTTCTTGGCATTGCTGCTTCGTGTATAGGTGAATTCAAATGGAGGAGTGCCCCAGAATTCAAAGAGAATGTCCACCTCGTTTCCTTCATGGATATCCACCCGAGAATTCTTACCACGGCTAATCTGCACGCTAGGTAGAGGGTGGATGGTTACAGGAATATTCACAGCAGCGCGACATTCACTAGCTTTGTCAGAGATGCTGGTAATAGTAAACTCGCCGGGCTTCTCAGCAATACGCCTGAAGCTAGTTGTAGTCGATTTTGCGTTCCATTGGCCGTTGAAGTCATAAGCAATGTCAAATGGTGGAGTACCAGATAAGGTGTACGCGATACGCTCTCCGATGCAGTAATCTTTGCGCGACTCCAGTGGATATATTGATGGGGCATCATACAATTGGATTTGTATAGACGGCCCGCCGACATCGTACTTCCTCTGGCAGCCTCGCGCATCTCGGACAGtgcgaagcagcagctgttgaTTGCCTAGACGCAGATGTTGGCGTGGAATAGACATACCAAAATTATTGGTCTGAATTGCGGGAATTCTATAGGTTTCCGGGGTAGATCCAACTTGATGCTTGATTTCCACTTCGACGTAGAAAGGTGGAACACCAGTAAGTGTAATAGGGATCacatcttcttgctcttgctcttccagGCAGTACTTGAACGTTGAACCTGGTTTAGTGAAAGCAGCAGTAGGCTTGGCATTTACGCGCTGCTGAACGACTAAGGGGGTGAAGTGCTTATCGCTGTTGTAGAGATTATCTGCCAATTCAGAAAACTTATAAGTATAATCGCCAGCTTTGGATGTGTCCATGGCAACAGCCGCCTTGGACAAAGCTGCGTCAAAGCGTCTTTGGCTGAGGGAAGCAGCGCCTTGCGCTGGTTTATGCCTAACTTCATATTCAACGTGATATGGAGCCGACCCTGTGTAGATGAAGTTAGCATCTTGTGTAATTATGGGAGACCTCTAATcttggcaaaaaaaaaaaaaaatttaccTTTAAGGTTGATTTCGAAGCCATCGATATCGCCTTCGCAAATCTCTTGTTTAACAAACACGCCGGATTTAGACGGCGCAATGCTGTTAGATGCGACAATGGATATCTCCGGTCTAGGGAACCAGTCTACCTCAAATTTGGAGGCTGTAGGCTCAATAATTCCAGGGCATTGTTTATCAACGATATCAACGAGCTCATAAGTGCCTCGCGACCTAACTAAAAGGTAGTCATTCGGCCCATTGATAGTCTTAGTGATGATGTCGGAGGGTCCATCCAAGTTTCGATAGGAAACGGTCCATGGTCCTTCGCCTTGGAGGCGAAGTGGCAGTCGAAGCGCAGTGTCCTCAACCGCCATGATGCTGTTCTTCTGCTCAATCAATCC
It encodes:
- a CDS encoding uncharacterized protein (EggNog:ENOG41); translated protein: MAIDHTTIIVPEDKFRECLALYVKALEPLGYRVVYEFGENIVGLGSEFDTVENYKVADFWLFGAKESTKAHVAFRAENRSLVDAFHAAAMLSGGQDNGAPGVRAHYHANYYAAYVHDAAGNNIEVVCHKP
- the GLD1_1 gene encoding mitochondrial glycerol dehydrogenase Gld1, with amino-acid sequence MSSGRTVLLNTGHKFPTLGYGTWLCSPEEVSEAIFEALKVGYRHLDLAKVYGNQVGVGDGIKRALAEIPGLKREEIFITSKLWNNSHRPEDVEPALDDTLQELGLDYLDLYLVHWPVAFASGKVLEPTDPATGTVILDQEVSICQTWKAMTTLPKSKVRSIGVSNFTTEHLEAIINDSGVVPAVNQVERHPLIPDPPLVDYCKKKGIVITAYSPFGRNTDGLPLIVDDPVVKGIAKRLSEGQGKPISPAQVLLAWSQLDGHTVIPKSITPARILENFQDIELDEQAIQDLAKLGETPQRRCLPGPEWNINIFGDDREKTATNQIVVKS
- a CDS encoding uncharacterized protein (BUSCO:EOG092D0CVR), translating into MPADAMESSSKRRKIGHESIGLRHAGLIDFESRNTARVTAASTFVLQTDELLKEAKPNYEKALHGVDGQLHRLKGIIDGIEPHDPKPITEATVKFEKEHRIVIPYPDPKPAKDAPYKVSYSPPSQCNVVGSYVSRTMIKTQSEFGIDMVVQMPSSLFQEKDYTNMRYFYRRAYYIAYIAARVRKEFAQELDLSFESLNENPLLPIVVLRPKASSDGSDEREAKKKSKKASYSIKLIPCAPDDLFPWSKVTPKSNNNRLGEADEKKETQAATPFYNSTLNAERTFIPYLRLLTHMRKECPAFADACILGRTWLQQRGFGSAISQGGFGHFEWATMIALLLQMGGRNGQAALSTSLSSTELFKAALHFLSTTDLSKKPYTFATSTISADAVREAGPVMFDPTRQLNLLFKMTPWSASMLQSYAKSTTELLADVMADKFDPTFIIKADIPFQTFDVVFEIQSTNLSKFSESADRRSAVTNFCLEAHKHLKRAYGNRAQLVQFQLPPRGHWSLAKPPAKEATRALMGVVFDPVHMSRQMEFGPPAEEQKEAARFRQFWGDKAELRRFKDGSILECIEWSSKLPLQICEEITHYTLQRHLKITKDQVTTVGGAFSSIISLSHLDKSAFDSARQAFQNFERDIRNLEELPLQIKQLSPTSSSARYASIEPPLMGYHKGSIELMDVNLYFEASSKWPENLTAIQEAKVEFLIDIDRRLTKANDKITTYLGRENKELGIESLAYLDIIYESGAAFRLRIHCDLEEKLLERQVKNKTLEPRIREEAEEAFEKLNWLYNALPLHTQTIATFCTRFPPLSPTIRLVKHWFNSHKLSGHIREELVELFVLHAFLQPYPWRQPTSVITGLLRTLFFLSKWDWRDEALIVDTAEDLSEDDRSSVRHDLQTWRKRDPSMNDKVLFVATSNDRSGLAYTRNGPSKLVASRMTHLVKAACKLVREKGIHLDPSLLFETSLQDYDVLFHLSSKAIKNIIRETAVESGGRKHSQFKNLDALTASVPLPIRAHPTDVFMEELERVYEDSLLFFRGSTDDSVVAALWNPRLQKQKFRAGLPYNFHSVGGDGDQVEVNQKAVLLEIARAGGDMIKKIEVAEEDE